The proteins below are encoded in one region of Fodinicurvata sp. EGI_FJ10296:
- a CDS encoding heme biosynthesis HemY N-terminal domain-containing protein, with protein sequence MTRALYYIIKVAVLVAIAIWLAERPGDLEIEWQGYVVETTLGVALLALFVLIILCVVLYRLWRGLIGLPRLFGDWRHGSRRERGYKALTQGLVAVAAGDPDTAQKMARKADNLLQAPPLTRLLSAQAAQLRGDQDAAQRYFEEMLQSPETEFLGLRGLLNQTLGSSDTTAALQYAQRAREISPQTRWVIEGCFELEVRHRKWDDALRTVSAGAKGGVFSEETARRHKAAIMVEQSREAETAGDTSGAKRLAQKAVGLVPDFVPAILRDAKLLITANQHKKARKLIERHWAGTPHPDLFAVYLDALPAGTDALARVRAVETLVAAAPSEPESLLVLAESELEARLWGQARSNLLKVETLRPTPRVYRRLAELERAESNDVEAAQEWLAKVEESPPDPTWVCDACGTVTPTWTAVCNSCGTFNDLTWRSPIRVMRLTARAPDEADDDTAETLDLTPGAVTTGNRAAPAGV encoded by the coding sequence ATGACACGGGCACTCTATTACATCATCAAGGTCGCGGTCCTTGTCGCCATCGCCATATGGCTCGCGGAACGCCCGGGCGATCTGGAGATCGAATGGCAGGGCTATGTCGTCGAGACCACCCTCGGCGTAGCGCTGTTGGCACTGTTCGTGCTGATCATCCTTTGTGTGGTGCTGTATCGTCTTTGGCGGGGCCTGATCGGTTTGCCGCGCCTGTTCGGCGACTGGCGTCATGGCAGCCGGCGCGAACGCGGCTACAAGGCCCTGACGCAAGGGCTGGTCGCGGTCGCCGCCGGCGACCCCGATACCGCCCAGAAGATGGCGCGCAAGGCCGACAACCTGCTCCAGGCACCGCCACTGACGCGGCTGTTGTCCGCCCAGGCGGCGCAGCTTCGCGGCGACCAGGACGCGGCGCAGCGCTATTTCGAGGAAATGCTTCAGAGCCCGGAGACCGAGTTTCTGGGCTTGCGCGGCCTGCTGAACCAGACTCTCGGTTCATCCGACACGACCGCGGCGCTGCAATATGCGCAGCGCGCGCGGGAAATCAGCCCACAGACGCGATGGGTGATCGAAGGGTGCTTCGAGCTTGAGGTCCGGCACCGGAAATGGGACGATGCCCTGCGCACGGTCTCCGCGGGCGCGAAGGGTGGTGTCTTTTCCGAGGAAACCGCCCGTCGTCACAAAGCCGCGATCATGGTCGAGCAAAGCCGCGAGGCCGAGACCGCAGGCGACACGTCGGGCGCAAAGCGGCTGGCGCAGAAAGCCGTCGGGCTGGTTCCCGACTTTGTCCCCGCCATTCTGCGCGACGCCAAACTGCTGATCACGGCAAACCAGCACAAAAAGGCACGCAAGCTGATCGAACGGCATTGGGCGGGTACGCCGCACCCTGACCTGTTCGCCGTCTATCTCGACGCCCTGCCGGCTGGAACCGACGCGCTGGCTCGCGTACGCGCCGTTGAGACACTCGTTGCCGCGGCGCCGAGCGAACCTGAAAGCCTGCTGGTGCTGGCCGAGAGCGAGCTGGAAGCCAGACTGTGGGGTCAGGCCCGGTCAAATCTGCTGAAGGTCGAGACCCTGCGCCCGACACCGCGGGTCTACCGCCGGCTTGCCGAACTGGAGCGGGCGGAAAGCAACGATGTCGAAGCCGCGCAGGAATGGCTGGCAAAGGTCGAGGAGTCGCCCCCCGACCCGACCTGGGTCTGCGACGCCTGCGGAACCGTAACGCCAACCTGGACGGCCGTGTGCAACAGTTGCGGCACCTTCAACGACCTGACGTGGCGGTCTCCCATCCGGGTCATGCGCCTGACGGCCCGCGCGCCCGACGAAGCAGACGACGACACGGCCGAGACCCTGGACCTTACGCCGGGCGCCGTTACGACAGGCAACCGGGCGGCGCCGGCAGGCGTCTGA
- a CDS encoding LysR family transcriptional regulator, producing MSSPSSFGLDSAARRRKYLTATERQAFLHAAKDAAFEALSFCHMLIAGRIALNDGLIVFDNLKKRRSNVLRAVPAPGPPLGVSIRCFPAAIAHSLCVSRISTSISFSNWEKIVTEKKHRKRGRIPGPDFGRTTELSFTHLQDFAAVATNKSFSRAATALGSNQSSVSRSIMHLEETIGVRLFDRIGRTVTLTANGDRLLKLARDVIAAQYALAQGAQELSSGRKGVIRIGATIQTIQSRLSPLVSSFRARFPDVDVFFVEDTTEVLVRKLEDGDLDLAIGWAPADSPIKGLRLFTLWAQAVIPKSHPLSDRQSIDVDSLAGERLLIMRRGYMTREMFEGICQLRGIRTIPILESHNPHALVAMSNDGHGIAIVPSTVGAMPPDVRVAELTEGGRRLAHDMMILWDSRRHQSDLCHAFVEHAMAAPDRLDFV from the coding sequence TTGTCCAGCCCCTCCTCGTTTGGGCTCGACTCCGCCGCCCGTCGGCGCAAATACCTCACCGCCACAGAACGTCAGGCGTTCCTGCACGCCGCGAAAGATGCCGCTTTCGAAGCGCTCTCCTTCTGTCACATGCTTATCGCCGGTCGAATCGCTCTCAACGACGGGCTGATCGTTTTCGATAATCTGAAGAAGCGCCGTTCCAACGTCCTTCGGGCTGTGCCGGCGCCGGGGCCACCCCTGGGAGTCTCGATCCGGTGCTTTCCTGCCGCTATAGCTCACTCCTTATGCGTCAGCCGCATCAGTACATCTATAAGCTTCAGCAATTGGGAGAAAATCGTGACCGAAAAAAAACATCGCAAACGCGGGCGCATCCCTGGACCGGACTTCGGGCGAACAACTGAGTTGAGCTTTACCCACCTGCAAGATTTCGCCGCCGTTGCCACCAACAAGAGTTTTTCCAGGGCTGCCACGGCACTCGGCAGCAACCAATCCAGCGTTTCGCGGTCGATTATGCATCTTGAAGAAACGATTGGTGTTCGGCTGTTCGATCGGATTGGACGGACGGTGACGCTTACGGCAAACGGGGATCGACTTCTCAAGCTTGCGCGCGACGTGATAGCGGCACAGTACGCCTTGGCACAAGGCGCGCAGGAGCTGTCGTCGGGCCGAAAAGGCGTGATACGGATCGGAGCCACTATCCAAACCATCCAAAGCCGATTGTCGCCCCTGGTCAGTTCATTCCGGGCGCGATTTCCGGATGTAGATGTATTTTTTGTCGAAGACACGACCGAGGTACTTGTTCGAAAGCTGGAAGACGGCGATCTCGATTTGGCGATCGGTTGGGCACCCGCAGACAGCCCAATAAAGGGGCTTCGCTTATTCACTCTGTGGGCCCAGGCCGTGATCCCCAAATCCCATCCGCTATCCGATCGTCAAAGCATCGATGTCGACTCCCTCGCTGGCGAGCGGCTCTTGATCATGCGGCGCGGATACATGACCCGTGAAATGTTTGAAGGCATATGTCAGCTACGCGGTATTCGCACCATCCCCATCCTGGAGAGCCATAATCCCCATGCGCTGGTGGCGATGAGCAATGACGGGCACGGTATCGCCATTGTGCCTTCAACCGTCGGCGCTATGCCTCCCGACGTCCGCGTTGCCGAATTGACCGAGGGGGGGCGACGTCTGGCCCACGATATGATGATCCTGTGGGATAGTCGGCGTCATCAGTCCGACTTGTGCCATGCCTTCGTTGAGCATGCCATGGCAGCGCCAGACCGGCTCGATTTTGTCTAA
- a CDS encoding TAXI family TRAP transporter solute-binding subunit has translation MKFTVVTHRVFMATAFVALAGAAHAQPNQLTIVSGSPGGSWYPIAAGMSAIFGREGIRSNAETGAGVTNMIQVSMGQAELGVTTSTIPPMAEAGEAPFEQTLDNNRALATLFPNAMHIAVTDDSGIATLDDLVGMRINTTAVGNSTQQAFVDVLTAAGIEESEVETSRGSQNFAADAVKDGSLDGLVLLSAYPNGTYTELFSSVDMNLLSLDEEILAALGEANPGYSPSTIPAGTYPGQDDDVATARSDLILFANQDMSDEDAHWIVSTLLNHMDELQGIHAIMSDLTPDTMANVQGMPLHPGALEAYSAAGIAIPDAD, from the coding sequence ATGAAATTTACCGTGGTTACACATAGAGTATTTATGGCGACCGCTTTTGTCGCGCTCGCGGGTGCTGCGCATGCACAGCCGAACCAGCTGACGATCGTCAGTGGATCCCCGGGTGGATCCTGGTATCCAATCGCAGCCGGCATGTCCGCCATATTTGGTCGAGAGGGCATTCGGTCCAACGCCGAGACGGGAGCCGGGGTCACCAATATGATCCAGGTTTCGATGGGCCAAGCCGAGCTTGGCGTTACAACGTCGACAATTCCACCGATGGCGGAAGCTGGAGAGGCGCCATTTGAGCAGACGCTGGACAACAATCGGGCCTTGGCCACGTTGTTTCCCAATGCGATGCACATTGCCGTAACAGATGATAGTGGCATCGCCACGTTGGATGATCTTGTCGGCATGCGGATCAATACGACAGCCGTCGGAAATTCTACTCAGCAGGCATTTGTTGATGTTTTGACGGCCGCGGGGATAGAGGAATCCGAGGTAGAAACCAGCCGTGGCAGTCAGAACTTCGCAGCCGATGCAGTGAAGGATGGAAGCCTTGATGGCTTGGTACTGCTCTCAGCGTATCCCAACGGCACTTATACCGAGTTGTTCTCCTCGGTCGATATGAATTTGCTGAGCCTGGACGAAGAAATATTGGCAGCTCTGGGCGAGGCCAACCCTGGTTACAGCCCGTCCACGATCCCGGCCGGCACCTATCCAGGTCAAGACGACGATGTCGCAACCGCGCGCTCGGACCTGATCCTGTTCGCCAACCAGGATATGTCCGACGAAGACGCTCACTGGATCGTGTCAACGCTGTTGAATCATATGGACGAACTTCAAGGGATCCATGCGATCATGTCGGATTTGACTCCGGATACCATGGCCAATGTCCAGGGCATGCCGCTCCACCCGGGAGCTCTTGAGGCCTACAGCGCCGCTGGCATCGCGATCCCGGACGCTGATTGA